From a single Anomaloglossus baeobatrachus isolate aAnoBae1 chromosome 8, aAnoBae1.hap1, whole genome shotgun sequence genomic region:
- the ARHGDIB gene encoding rho GDP-dissociation inhibitor 2 yields the protein MSEQEAVARDQEDDDDLDGKLNYKPPPQKSLQEIQELDKDDESLEKYKKSLLGDGPVLTDPSAPNVTVTRLTLVCEAAPGPITMDLTGDLSNLKKEEFTLKEGVEYKVKISFKVNKEIVSGLKYVQHTYRNRVRVAKAIFMVGSYGPRPEEYEFLTPMEEAPKGLIARGTYHNKSFFTDDDSHNHLTWEWTLSIRKEWCE from the exons ATGTCGGAGCAGGAGGCAGTCGCCCGTGACCAGGAGGATGATGATGACTTAGACGGAAAACTCAATTATAAACCTCCGCCCCAAAAGTCTCTACAAGAAATCCAGGAGCTGGACAAGGACGATGAAAGCCTAGAAAAGTACAAGAAGTCCCTACTGGGAGATGGACCGGTGCTCACAG ACCCGAGTGCTCCAAATGTGACCGTAACTCGCCTCACTCTAGTCTGTGAAGCAGCTCCCGGACCCATCACAATGGACCTCACTG GAGACCTGTCAAACCTGAAAAAAGAAGAGTTCACTTTGAAAGAAGGTGTAGAATACAAAGTGAAAATCTCTTTTAAA gtAAATAAAGAAATAGTGTCTGGCCTGAAGTACGTGCAGCACACCTACCGGAATCGGGTGAGAG TTGctaaagccatttttatggtggGAAGCTACGGCCCCCGACCAGAAGAATACGAGTTCTTGACTCCTATGGAAGAAGCTCCGAAGGGCTTGATAGCTCGAGGAACCTATCACAACAAGTCATTCTTCACCGACGACGACAGTCACAATCATCTAACCTGGGAGTGGACCCTGAGCATCCGCAAGGAGTGGTGCGAATAG